The following are from one region of the Salvia splendens isolate huo1 chromosome 2, SspV2, whole genome shotgun sequence genome:
- the LOC121768335 gene encoding mannan endo-1,4-beta-mannosidase 1-like has translation MGSITTWIVAMFLLLEAEFSQGRMLPSNLDFVRSNLLLQGSPFLFNGFNAYWMMNVASDPDLRHKVSDVFREASATGLTVCRTWAFGDGGDRALQISPGVYDERVFQGLDFVIYEARKYGIRLILSFVNNFNDFGGKAQYVKWARNAGAQVSGDDDFFTNPLIKDYYKNHVRRVVTRLNTITRVSYKEEPTIMAWELMNEPRCQIDYSGKTLNGWVQEMATFVKSIDNNHLLEIGMEGFYGASTPQREQLNPGFQVGTDFITSNLVKEIDFATIHAYPDIWLSGKSEEEKMEFMDRWIRNHYEDARNILKKPLVIAEFGKWNKDGLEERDLYMRNVYRDIYRYARSGGIMSGSMVWHVMAEGMDEYHDGYEIILSQSPSTAGIMSRQSRAMNALMSRNGVMMMHDDNGDGHDHANKSTLWNSLRWMMSS, from the exons ATGGGGTCAATAACTACTTGGATTGTAGCCATGTTTCTGTTGTTGGAAGCTGAGTTTAGCCAAGGCCGCATGCTTCCTTCAAATTTAGATTTTGTGAGAAGCAATTTACTTCTCCAAGGCTCGCCGTTTCTCTTCAATGGGTTCAATGCTTATTGGATGATGAACGTAGCCTCCGACCCCGACCTCCGCCACAAGGTCTCTGACGTCTTCCGGGAAGCCTCCGCCACCGGACTCACCGTGTGCCGGACTTGGGCTTTTGGAGACGGAGGTGATCGGGCCCTCCAAATATCGCCAGGTGTTTACGACGAACGTGTCTTTCAG ggATTGGATTTTGTGATTTATGAAGCGAGAAAGTATGGAATTCGCCTCATTTTGAGTTTCGTGAATAATTTCAATGATTTTGGAGGCAAAGCGCAGTATGTTAAATGGGCTAGAAATGCAGGAGCACAAGTTAGTGGTGATGATGATTTCTTCACAAATCCGCTCATCAAAGATTACTACAAGAACCATGTTAGG AGAGTGGTGACAAGATTGAACACGATTACTAGAGTTTCTTACAAGGAGGAGCCAACCATCATGGCGTGGGAACTCATGAACGAGCCACGTTGTCAAATCGACTACTCCGGAAAAACACTCAAC GGATGGGTTCAAGAAATGGCAACTTTTGTGAAATCCATTGACAATAACCATTTGTTGGAAATAGGAATGGAGGGTTTCTATGGAGCCAGCACTCCACAAAGAGAACAACTAAACCCTGGCTTCCAAGTTGGGACCGATTTCATTACTAGCAATCTTGTTAAAGAGATCGACTTCGCCACCATCCATGCATATCCAGACATCTG GTTATCCGGGAAAAGCGAGGAAGAAAAAATGGAATTCATGGATAGATGGATTAGGAATCACTATGAGGATGCAAGAAACATATTGAAGAAGCCATTAGTGATTGCTGAATTTGGAAAGTGGAACAAAGATGGTTTGGAGGAAAGAGACTTGTACATGAGGAATGTATACAGAGATATATATAGATATGCAAGAAGTGGAGGTATAATGAGCGGAAGCATGGTGTGGCATGTGATGGCAGAAGGGATGGATGAATATCATGATGGGTATGAGATCATCTTATCACAAAGCCCATCAACGGCTGGGATCATGTCTAGGCAGTCTCGTGCCATGAACGCATTGATGTCTCGCAATGGAGTCATGATGATGCATGATGATAATGGTGATGGTCATGATCATGCGAATAAATCAACTCTATGGAACAGTTTGAGATGGATGATGAGTTCATGA
- the LOC121781801 gene encoding eukaryotic translation initiation factor 3 subunit I-like produces the protein MRPILMKGHERPLTFLKYNRDGDLLFSCAKDHDPTVWFADNGERLGTYRGHNGAVWTCDISRDSTRLITGSADQTAKLWDVRTGTPLFTFNFDSPTRSVDFAVGDKLAVITTDPFMGLPSAIHIKRIARDPEDQSGESVLTLKGPQGRINRAVWGPLNTTIISGGEDSVIRVWDAETGKLLKESDKDEGHKKTITSLAKAADSSHLLSGSLDKSAKLWDSRTLKLVKTYVTERPVNAVAMSPLLDHIVLGGGQDASSVTTTDHRAGKFEAKFYDKILTEEIGGVKGHFGPINALVFNPDGRSFSSGGEDGYVRLHHFDQDYFNIKI, from the exons ATGAGGCCTATATTGATGAAAGGGCACGAGAGGCCGCTGACGTTTCTCAAGTATAACCGGGACGGCGATTTGCTCTTCTCCTGCGCCAAGGACCACGATCCCACCGTCTGGTTCGCCGACAATGGCGAACGACTCGGCACTTACCGCGGTCACAATGGCGCTGTTTGGACCTGCGACATTTCCA GGGATTCCACAAGACTTATAACCGGAAGTGCTGATCAGACTGCAAAGTTATGGGATGTCAGAACAGGAACTCCGCTTTTCACCTTCAATTTTGATTCACCAACGAGGTCTGTTGATTTTGCTGTTGGTGATAAGCTTGCAGTCATAACAACAGATCCTTTCATGGGATTGCCCTCTGCTATTCACATCAAACGCATAGCTAGAGATCCAGAAGACC AGAGTGGTGAATCTGTTCTCACTCTTAAGGGACCGCAGGGAAGAATAAACAGAGCAGTTTGGGGACCCCTGAATACTACCATTATAAGTGGCGGTGAAGATTCAGTAATTCGTGTCTGGGATGCTGAG ACTGGAAAGTTGCTAAAAGAGTCTGACAAGGATGAAGGCCATAAAAAAACTATTACATCACTTGCAAAGGCAGCAGATAGTTCGCATCTTCTCTCGGGTTCATTAGATAAGTCTGCAAAG CTTTGGGACTCCAGAACATTAAAACTTGTTAAAACCTACGTGACAGAACGGCCTGTAAATGCAGTTGCAATGTCTCCACTTCTTGATCAT ATTGTGTTAGGAGGTGGTCAGGATGCATCATCTGTTACCACAACTGATCATCGTGCTGGAAAGTTTGAAGCCAAATTCTATGACAAG ATCCTTACTGAAGAAATAGGAGGTGTTAAGGGCCATTTCGGACCTATCAATGCCTTGGTGTTCAATCCAGATGGCAGGAG
- the LOC121781818 gene encoding endoglucanase 9-like has translation MSLSHFLLLVIFFNLSLLCVQCNPDYRDALAKSIIFFQGQRSGHLPPQDISWRGSSGLSDGSLAGVDLTGGYYDAGDNVKFNLPMAYTTTLLSWSVIENSRKLGPQLPATREAIRWATDYLLKCARATPERLYVGVGDPNADHKCWERPEDMDTARTAYYVTPTSPGSDVAGETAAALAAASIVFKKVDESYSKLLLSTAKDVLQFAMQHRGSYSDFLGSNVCPFYCSYSGYTDELLWGAGWVYKATNETYYVDLLKSVGGGEGIDIFSWDNKYAGAHVLLAKKSLVNNDETFGEYRQKAEDFMCKILPDSPSSTTKYTAGGLMYKMGASNLQYVTSITFLLTTYSKYMAKANYHTFTCGKLVVTPETLRNLARRQVDYILGDNPMKMSYMVGYGTNYPKRIHHRGSSLPSVAVHSEEIGCEGGFQPYYYGSNPNPNTLIGAVVGGPDQNDFFPDERGDYTHSEPTTYTNAALVGPLASFAGKS, from the exons ATGTCTCTTTCCCATTTCCTACTTTTAGTCATCTTCttcaatctctctctcctctGCGTCCAATGCAACCCTGATTACAGAGATGCCCTCGCTAAATCCATCATCTTCTTCCAAGGCCAGAGGTCCGGCCACCTCCCGCCCCAGGATATCAGCTGGAGAGGCAGCTCCGGCCTCTCTGACGGCAGCCTCGCCGGC GTGGACTTGACGGGAGGGTACTACGACGCGGGCGACAACGTGAAGTTCAACCTGCCAATGGCGTACACCACGACATTGCTGTCGTGGAGCGTCATTGAAAACAGCCGGAAGCTGGGCCCCCAGCTTCCGGCCACACGGGAGGCCATCCGGTGGGCCACCGACTACCTCCTCAAGTGCGCCCGCGCGACGCCGGAGCGGCTCTACGTCGGCGTTGGAGACCCCAATGCCGACCACAAGTGTTGGGAGAGGCCCGAGGATATGGACACGGCGAGAACCGCCTACTACGTCACGCCGACTAGTCCGGGCTCTGACGTCGCCGGAGAGACCGCAGCGGCGCTGGCAGCGGCTTCGATTGTGTTCAAGAAAGTGGACGAGAGCTACTCGAAGCTGCTGCTGTCGACTGCCAAAGATGTGTTGCAATTTGCAATGCAGCATAGAGGCTCTTATAGTGACTTCCTTGGCTCCAATGTTTGCCCCTTTTATTGCTCCTATTCCGGCTACACG GATGAATTGCTTTGGGGAGCCGGGTGGGTGTACAAGGCGACCAACGAGACATATTACGTTGATCTTCTGAAATCGGTGGGCGGGGGAGAAGGCATCGACATTTTCAGCTGGGACAACAAGTATGCTGGAGCTCATGTGCTCCTAGCAAAG AAGAGTTTAGTGAATAATGATGAGACATTTGGGGAATATAGGCAGAAAGCAGAGGATTTCATGTGTAAAATACTGCCTGATTCCCCTTCCTCCACCACAAAGTACACTGCAG GTGGTTTGATGTACAAGATGGGGGCTAGCAATCTACAATATGTGACATCCATAACTTTCTTGCTCACAACTTACTCCAAGTACATGGCTAAGGCTAATTACCACACCTTCACTTGTGGGAAGCTTGTCGTCACTCCCGAAACCCTACGAAATCTGGCTAGGAGACAG GTGGACTACATATTAGGAGATAATCCAATGAAGATGTCTTACATGGTGGGGTACGGGACGAATTATCCCAAGAGGATTCATCACAGAGGATCTTCACTGCCCTCGGTCGCGGTTCACTCTGAGGAGATTGGGTGTGAGGGTGGGTTTCAACCTTACTACTATGGTTCGAATCCAAATCCGAATACATTGATAGGTGCGGTCGTTGGTGGGCCCGACCAGAATGATTTCTTCCCGGATGAAAGAGGAGATTATACTCACTCTGAGCCTACTACATATACCAATGCTGCATTAGTTGGGCCCTTGGCATCCTTTGCCGGGAAATCTTGA